Proteins encoded by one window of Leishmania infantum JPCM5 genome chromosome 32:
- a CDS encoding putative protein kinase: MRAKRPLRKSGPCFDLAGLMDHAAPELQVQQKNEQELNKFFIDVDDNTVSPMITTGPSFCATNTAGLSSNNSTVELTAREMAGTGSSASVEKRTMVSSQNEAKFIHVNDTNIFVLIDGISMFVEGKSTFTGTEDARLLVERLRQKKLARSVDTVQEAILNIQMSADHCDRKETAPVVSAVPSGSPVVPAEASPRQSTANTLPTSVPPLQSAVAPTALPVPLPPPQPVPIANPWASLFEDAKVPSGSPLFRSFKAKSLGSTSSHGFPPVHSTLLCESAETGATPSSPATTISPVTVTTPTSALSPTTGFNASSRLTHSVSFPSLRHQDSSSSLLSATSGAGHRHGGHASRGAAARRTKQISAEEIGHSNCSLDMDEVAVEAMIGKGTQGTVFRVRLDGKLYALKCMNIDEAMNATNDVERQGYKKGLVKELTMITLQRSRPSPAYLMQMFNAVASLDAEKKQLSILMELMSFTVENIQQMVSRIPSEELMRVTQSTFRNYMSGDPSAKQSMKECCKDQLLYGSPRHALGRSTYKEPAAWEKNVKRETPMPEVLLSMLARDVLMGLNELHTDYSIIHCDLKPANVMLCYDQQKFKLADFGCGSVMEDHQHVERRGIDLGTILYKAPERFVANILHRIADIDDGGTGEAVVFTAKADVWSLGIMLMELAAGIHPCDQFKSDFWNYSTMLKLSKMVKPLNWSESFYDFILRSVCVDVSLRWSVQQLLKHPFIIKFNHVPREKLKLFVQRLEADSKTFHKRQQSELLKEQILLSTTRRHKDTFQLQSRKVWSTYTAYLKQAPPTKDQTMFPELRHT, encoded by the coding sequence ATGCGTGCGAAGCGCCCGCTCCGTAAGTCGGGGCCGTGCTTCGACCTGGCGGGGCTCATGGATCACGCAGCCCCTGAGCTGCAGGTGCAACAGAAGAATGAGCAGGAGCTCAACAAGTTCTTCATCGACGTGGATGACAATACCGTTTCACCGATGATCACGACCGGCCCCAGCTTTTGTGCGACGAACACGGCGGGTCTGTCGAGCAACAACTCCACGGTCGAATTGACGGCAAGGGAGATGGCaggcaccggcagcagcgcgtcggtGGAGAAGAGGACGATGGTGTCCTCGCAAAACGAGGCCAAGTTCATTCACGTCAATGACACCAATATCTTCGTGCTGATTGACGGCATCTCGATGTTTGTGGAAGGAAAGAGTACGTTCACCGGGACAGAAGACGCACGCCTACTGGTAGAACGGCTGAGGCAGAAGAAACTCGCTCGTTCCGTGGACACGGTTCAGGAGGCCATCTTGAACATTCAAATGTCGGCTGACCACTGCGACCGCAAAGAGACAGCTCCGGTGGTATCTGCCGTCCCCTCCGGCTCCCCTGTTGTGCCAGCAGAAGCATCGCCAAGGCAGTCCACAGCGAACACTCTCCCAACgagcgtgccgccgcttcagagcgccgtcgccccAACCGCTCTacctgtgccgctgccgcccccacAGCCGGTCCCCATCGCGAATCCGTGGGCGTCGCTGTTTGAAGACGCCAAGGTGCCATCTGGCTCGCCTCTGTTTCGCTCCTTCAAGGCCAAGTCTCTaggcagcaccagcagccatGGTTTTCCTCCTGTGCACAGCACGCTGCTGTGTGAGAGCGCCGAAACGGGAGCCACGCCATCCTCGCCTGCGACAACGATTTCGCCTGTGACGGTGACCACCCCGACATCGGCGTTGTCGCCCACCACGGGCTTCAACGCCTCTAGCCGTCTCACGCACTCCGTCAGCTTCCCCAGTCTGCGTCACCAGGACAGCTCTTCGTCCCTCCTGTCAGCAACCTCGGGtgccggccaccgccacggcggacACGCcagtcgcggcgcagcggcgcggcggacaAAGCAGATTTCGGCGGAGGAGATCGGCCACAGCAACTGCTCACTTGACATGGATGAGGTTGCGGTTGAGGCGATGATTGGAAAAGGCACTCAGGGAACGGTGTTCCGCGTCCGCTTGGATGGCAAGTTGTACGCTCTCAAGTGCATGAACATTGACGAGGCGATGAACGCGACGAACGACGTGGAGCGGCAGGGGTACAAGAAAGGGCTCGTGAAGGAGCTGACCATGATCACTCTGCAACGATCGCGCCCATCGCCGGCGTACCTCATGCAAATGTTCAACGCCGTGGCCTCACTCGATgcggagaagaagcagcTGAGCATCCTGATGGAGCTGATGTCCTTCACAGTGGAGAACATTCAGCAGATGGTCTCTCGCATCCCTAGCGAGGAGTTGATGCGGGTCACTCAGTCGACGTTTCGAAACTACATGTCCGGCGACCCGTCAGCGAAGCAGTCAATGAAGGAGTGTTGCAAGGACCAGCTGCTTTACGGGTCTCCGCGGCACGCTCTGGGCCGCAGCACGTACAAGGAGCCGGCCGCATGGGAGAAGAACGTGAAGCGTGAGACGCCGAtgccggaggtgctgctctcCATGCTGGCTCGGGACGTGCTGATGGGTCTGAACGAGCTGCACACGGACTACTCCATCATTCATTGTGATCTAAAGCCGGCCAACGTGATGCTCTGCTATGATCAACAGAAGTTCAAGCTTGCCGACTTCGGCTGCGGCTCTGTGATGGAGGACCATCAGCACGTCGAGCGGCGAGGCATCGACCTCGGCACGATACTGTACAAGGCACCCGAGCGGTTCGTAGCGAACATTTTACACCGCATCGCCGAtatcgacgacggcggcaccggcgaggcggtggtgttCACGGCCAAGGCGGACGTGTGGTCCCTGGGCATCATGCTCATGGAGTTGGCGGCTGGCATTCACCCCTGTGATCAGTTCAAGTCTGATTTCTGGAATTACAGCACCATGTTGAAGCTCTCCAAGATGGTCAAACCGCTCAATTGGTCGGAGTCGTTTTACGACTTTATTCTCCGCAGCGTCTGTGTCGATGTGTCACTGCGATGgtctgtgcagcagctcttgaAACACCCGTTTATCATCAAGTTCAATCACGTGCCGCGCGAGAAGCTGAAGCTGTTCGTGCAGCGCCTGGAGGCCGACAGCAAGACGTTCCACAAGCGCCAGCAGAGCGAGTTGCTCAAGGAGCAGATCCTGCTCAGCACGACGCGTCGGCACAAGGACACGTTCCAGCTGCAGAGCAGGAAGGTGTGGTCGACGTACACCGCTTATCTGAAGCAGGCGCCGCCCACCAAGGACCAAACCATGTTTCCGGAGCTGCGTCACACGTAG
- a CDS encoding vacuolar sorting-like protein: MVLVLVVGDTWVPQRASGVPEVFCKMFSPGRVHKLLITGGVGSKEMYDYLRTIAPEVHCVTSSVDRQWTDHMPESVVLTVEGLKLGLIHGHQVPVGDKDSLAAVQRELDVDVLVSGSTHQSKYFEFDSHLFVNPGSLSGADTEYDVNVVPSFMLLDIQDKSVVTFIYQYHPEDDTGGGGTASEDLAATGIVPGLRIKKKEWAKE; this comes from the coding sequence aTGGTTCTCGTGCTTGTCGTGGGTGACACGTgggtgccgcagcgggcCAGTGGCGTCCCGGAGGTGTTTTGCAAGATGTTCTCGCCTGGTCGCGTTCACAAGCTGTTGATCACGGGTGGCGTCGGCAGCAAGGAAATGTACGACTACTTGCGCACGATTGCCCCAGAGGTGCACTGTGTGACGAGCAGCGTCGACCGGCAATGGACAGATCACATGCCCGAGAGCGTCGTACTGACGGTTGAAGGCCTCAAGCTCGGGCTGATTCATGGTCACCAAGTACCAGTGGGAGACAAAGACTCGCTCGCGGCCGTGCAGCGGGAGCTGGATGTGGACGTGCTGGTGTCGGGCTCTACACACCAGTCGAAGTACTTCGAGTTTGATTCCCACCTCTTTGTCAACCCAGGCTCTCTTAGCGGCGCGGACACAGAGTACGACGTGAATGTTGTGCCCTCCTTCATGCTATTGGACATACAGGACAAGTCTGTGGTCACCTTCATTTACCAGTATCACCCGGAGGACGAtaccggcggcggcggcaccgctagCGAGGACTTGGCGGCGACTGGGATAGTGCCTGGCCTCAGGATCAAGAAGAAGGAATGGGCTAAGGAGTGA
- a CDS encoding putative dynein — protein sequence MTEITYSYSRPAREFGRMPEFQANDSEIIVDIAPNEVIKDTFTSQNPKESQVQNVPQLSEASTNTESVRIKNHAQYHGEGGWPHAVDPTEFEEKMKYCKKVEREEVYLQTCARLAEQCVECCVKQNTAMDIYGHYFPEAPPDEEETMGPASLKVWAVLKDPSEEKRTAAALSWQNEGRRIAVAYSRLKFQSQTPTMSTNSHIWDIMNHNEPVETLVTPSPLCSIEYYSKDPHLIAGGSWNGVVQFWDTRQPNRPAARSLIEESHKDPVWALKWLQSKSGELLSVSTDGNVFVWDCRLPEKPMTIHSIAEDNLVLQPRSNDGGARGVLGGLCLDYDPQVGGPAKYMIGTEQGTILSCNRKGKTQHEKLLPNTFNGHHGPVYSVQRNPVFSKYFLTVGDWTARLWFEDFKFTPMFSTFYHKAYLTCGVWHTVRPGVFFTTRMDGYVDVWDLMLRQTTPSVSFQVSDYALHTIKPSQSGNYVATGGIDGNVSLIELSPSLCTQAPDEKNVIGTLLENESLRDKNLDRAMKEKRAVERQRQRRTTHLSGITRTPATEEAALDDVAAKYIEKVNAEKAEDIHTREETDAVRLKALEDLEDGIDLYD from the coding sequence ATGACGGAGATTACGTACAGCTACTCGCGGCCGGCCCGCGAGTTTGGCCGCATGCCGGAGTTTCAGGCGAACGACAGCGAAATTATCGTCGACATTGCACCAAATGAGGTGATCAAGGACACTTTCACATCGCAGAACCCCAAGGAGAGCCAGGTGCAGAatgtgccgcagctgtccGAGGCGAGCACGAATACCGAGTCCGTGCGCATCAAAAATCACGCACAATATCACGGTGAGGGTGGCTGGCCGCACGCCGTCGACCCGACCGAGTTCGAGGAGAAGATGAAGTATTGCAAGAAAgtggagcgggaggaggtcTACCTGCAGACGTGCGCGCGACTTGCTGAGCAGTGCGTCGAGTGCTGCGTGAAACAGAACACGGCGATGGACATATACGGCCACTACTTCCCCGAAGCTCCGCcggatgaggaggagacgaTGGGGCCTGCATCGCTGAAGGTCTGGGCGGTGCTGAAGGATCCATCCGAGGAGAaacgcacggcggcggctctgTCGTGGCAGAACGAGGGCCGCCGGATTGCCGTGGCCTATTCACGACTCAAGTTCCAGAGCCAGACGCCGACGATGAGCACGAACTCGCACATTTGGGACATAATGAACCACAACGAGCCTGTCGAGACGCTCgtcacgccgtcgccactgtGCAGCATCGAGTACTACTCAAAGGATCCTCACCTGATCGCGGGTGGGAGCTGGAACGGTGTCGTGCAGTTCTGGGACACCCGCCAGCCGAACCGGCCGGCCGCCCGCTCCCTCATCGAGGAGAGCCACAAGGATCCGGTATGGGCCCTGAAGTGGCTGCAAAGCAAGTCTGGCGAACTACTATCCGTCTCCACGGACGGAAACGTCTTTGTGTGGGACTGCCGTCTGCCGGAGAAGCCGATGACAATTCATTCCATTGCCGAGGACAACTtagtgctgcagccgcgcagcaacgacggcggcgcccggggcgtcctcggcggcctGTGCCTCGACTACGACCCGCAGGTGGGTGGGCCGGCCAAGTACATGATCGGCACCGAGCAGGGTACGATCTTGTCGTGCAATCGCAAGGGCAAGACCCAGCACGAGAAGCTACTGCCGAACACCTTCAACGGCCACCACGGGCCGGTCTACAGCGTGCAGCGCAACCCCGTCTTCTCCAAGTACTTCCTCACCGTCGGCGATTGGACGGCGCGCTTGTGGTTCGAGGACTTCAAGTTCACGCCCATGTTTAGCACTTTCTACCACAAGGCATACTTGACCTGTGGTGTGTGGCACACTGTGCGACCCGGCGTCTTTTTCACGACTCGCATGGACGGGTACGTGGATGTGTGGGATTTGATGCTGCGCCAGACCACGCCCTCCGTGTCCTTCCAGGTGTCTGACTATGCCTTGCACACCATCAAGCCCTCGCAGAGCGGCAACTATGTCGCCACtggcggcatcgacggcaATGTGTCGCTGATAGAGCTGTCTCCGTCGCTGTGCACGCAGGCTCCAGATGAGAAGAATGTCATCGGCACTCTTTTGGAGAACGAAAGCCTGCGGGACAAGAATCTTGATCGAGCCATGAAGGAGAAGCGTGCGGTGGAGCGTCAGCGTCAGCGTCGCACCACACACCTCTCCGGGATCACCAGAACGCCGGCGACCGAGGAAGCCGCGCTGGATGACGTTGCCGCGAAGTACATTGAGAAGGTGAACGCCGAGAAGGCCGAAGACATCCACACCCGCGAAGAAACTGATGCGGTGCGACTCAAGGCCCTGGAGGACCTGGAGGACGGCATAGATCTCTACGACTAG